CGGGAAGAAGCCGAGCTTGTCGCCGAGCCCGGCCTTGCCGGCCGAGGAGTCCTTCTGCACGGTCGGCGCCCACTGACCCATCAGTTCCATCGCCGCCTTGCCGTTGCCCATCGTCGCGGCCTGCCCGTCCGCGGTGGAGTAGCCCGCGGCGAGGAAGCCGGTCTGGAACGGCTGCAGCGCGACCAGCTCCGCGAGCCGGGTGCCGGCGGTGACGAAGTCCGGCGCGGCGAAGCTCTTGTCGGCCGCGGCCTGTCGCATCAGGTCCAGCCCGCCGATCCGCAGCGCCAGGTAGGCCCAGTAGTAGTGGCCCGGCCACTTCTCCTTGCCGGCCAACGCGATCGGCGTGACGTCCGTGCCCTTCAGCCTGCGGACCGCGTCCAGCAGACCGGCCCAGGTGACCGGCGGCGTCGTGACGCCGGCCCTGGCGAAGAGCTCCTTGTTGTACCAGAAGCCGACCATGCCGGTGTCCACCGCGGACGCGTACACCGCGCCGTCGACGGTGTAGGCGTCGAGCGCGGACGGGATCAGCTGGTCGCGCCAGCCGCCGACGTCGCCCGTGAGGTCCTTGACCATGCCGGCCTCGACCTGCTGGGCGAGGACGCCACCGCCCCAGCTGTGGAAGATGTCCGGCGGGTCACCGGCCTGGATGTTCGTGGTCAGCTTGGTCTTGAACGCCTCGTTCTCCAGCGCGGTGATCTCGATGGTCACGCCGGGGTTCGCGGCCTCGAACCGGCGGGCCATGTCCGCCCACGCGGAGAGCATCGGATCGGTGTTGGCGATGTGCCACCACCGGATCGTCCCGCCCCCGCTCGCGCTCCCACCGTCACCGGCACCGCATCCGCCGAGCGCCAGCCCGGCGGCTCCGGCACCGGCCAGGCCCAGCAACGACCTGCGACTGATTCGCATCACCAGGGACCCCTTTCCGAAAGGGTGTATCGGAACGGCCGGTTTCGCGATCACCGAAACTTTCGCTCATCGACCGGAATTTGCGAAGCTGCAATCGCACGGTACGAGACGGTGATCGATGGGTCAAGGGGAGGAATCGTCCTGCCCAACGGCGTGCGACCTGCGGATCTTGCCGGTCATAACACTTATTCGGCGAAGCGCTCCGGAGTCGCCGTGCACGAATCGCGCAGCCGAACAAATCCGTACGTAAACCGAAAGTTTTGGATTTCCGGGCCGGAATCAGAGCCCGTGCCGGGGCCCGAGCCCGGCGGCGAGGTCGGCCACGGTGTGCGCGCGGACGCCGGACGGGGGCGATCCGGCGACGCGCTCCGCCACGTCACGCACGTGCGCCTCGGCGGTCCGCGCGAGCCCGTCGTAGACGGCGGCGAACAGGTTCCGGGCGGCCTCGCGCGGCCAGTCCGCCGGGAGCAGCCGGGCCGGCAGCGCGGGATCGAGGACCGGCAGCCGCCGGTAGTCGTCCATCACCTCGGTCCGGACCCGCACCGCGCCGGCACCGGTGATCGACCCGGCGGACATCCGGGCCGGCGTCGCGCGCCAGCGCCGGATGAACGCGGCGTACTCCGCCCCGATCGCGGCGAGGTCCCAGGCGTCGATCGGGGCGCGCCCGGCCGCCGCGCCGACGTCGACGTGCCGGGCCCGGAACACGGTCAGCGCGCCGGGCGCGAGCCGGTCCAGCTCCGCGCGCGCCGGGTCGCCGAGCGCACGCGGCGAGACCCACAGCCCGTCGTACAGCGGGGCGTACCCCATCCACCGCAGCTGCGTGCGCAGCCCGCGCCGGCGAGCGGTCTCGGCCTGCGGCAGCGAGAACGCGATCAGCGTCCAGCACTCGTCCCACGGTTCGGCACCGGCCGGCGAGACGATCGCGCTGCCGCCCACGGCCAGGAAGCCGGCCGCGGCGGCGGTGAGCCGGTAGGAGCTCTGCCGCCCGCGCCGGCTGCCCTCCAGGACGCCGCGACGGGCGAGCCGGCTGATCGCGGTGCGGGCCCCGGCCGGGCTCACCCCGGCCTCGCCGAGCAGCGCGACGACCGCGGCCGACGGCAGCCAGGCCCGGGTCCGCAGCGTGTAGTCGGCCAGCAACGTCACGGTCAGGCCCTGCGGCGAGTTGCCGGCCTGGCGCCGCGGCAGCCGCACCGCGCCCGCCGCGTCCTCCGGGAAGATCTCCTCGATGTCGTACGGGCTGGTCACGCGACGCTCCGGCGGGCTGCTGAGGACGGTCGATCTCGACTGTAGACCGCCACACCCGACATCAATCGAGGAGCGTCGATTGACAGTTGGGCGGTCGCGGAGCAATCTAAGTGTCACACGTCGCTCCGCGCCGGGCCGCGCGAGCCGACCAGGGCCGGGCGCTCACCGACTCCCGTGCCCGACACGTCGGCGGATCGCCGCCGCCTCTCGCCCGCCCCGTGCGGCACCCCGCCTCCCTCGAGGAGTTGCCACCATGAAGTTCAGACAGACCCTGCTGCTGTCCACGGCCGCCCTGACGATCGTCGCCGGCCTGGCCGTGCCGGCGAGCCGGCCCGCGTTCGCCGCGTCGCTGACCGAGGTCACCGACTTCGGCGGCAACCCGGGCGGCATGCGCATGCACGTCTACGTCCCGGACACCCGCCCCACGAACCCACCGATCGTGGTGGCCATGCACGGCTGCGGCGGCTCCGGTCCCGGCTTCTACGCCGGCAGCGAGTTCGCCGCGCTGGCCGACCGGCACGGGTTCATCGTGATCTACCCGTCCGCGATGCAGGAGGCCGGCTTCGGCAGATGCTTCGACACCTGGTCGGCCGCGGCGAAACGGCGCGGTGGCGGCAGCGACCCGGTCTCGATCGCGTCGATGGTCGCCTACGCCGGCCGGCAGTACGGCGGCGACCAGAACCGGGTCTACGCGACCGGCAGCTCCTCCGGTGGCATGATGACCCAGCACCTGCTCGCCCTCTATCCCGACCTGTTCCGGGCCGGCGCGTCGTTCATGGGCGTGCCGTTCGACTGCTTCGCGAACGCGGCCGACTACCCGCCCGGCGCCAGCCGGTGCACCGGCGGCGCGATGAACCGCACACCACGCCAGTGGGGTGACGCGGTCCGCCAGGCCTACCCGGGATACACCGGGCCGCGGCCCCGCGTGCAACTGTGGCACGGCACCAACGACACGCTGGTGCCGTACTCGCTGCTCCAGGAGTCGGTGGAGCAGTGGACCGACGTGGCCGGGCTCAGCCAGACCCCGACGTCCACCGACACCCCGCAGGCCGGCTGGAACCGCCGCCGGTTCGCGGACGCCACCGGTGACGTCCGGGTCGAGGCGTACGCGATCCAGGGCGCCGGGCACACGCTGCCGAGCGGTGGCATGGCCGCGGCGGCCGTCGCGTTCTTCGGCCTCACCACGCCGCCGTCCACGCCCACACCGCCGTCCACGCCCACCCCGACACCGCCGTCCACGCCCACGCCGCCGGTGACCGGGACGTGCCGGGTCACCGACGCGATCAACGCGTGGAACACCGGGCTGACGTCGGCCATCACCGTCACCAACACCGGCACCGCCCGCGTCGACGGCTGGACGCTGTCGTTCACGCTGCCCGCCGGCCAGACCATCACGTCCGGGTGGAACGCGTCGTACGCGCCGTCCACCGGCCAGGTCACCGCGCGCAACGCCGGCCACAACGCGGCGATCGCGCCCGGCGCCTCCGTCTCCCTCGGCTTCCAGGCCACCCACACCGGCAACACGTCCGCACCGTCGTCGTTCAGCCTGAACGGCGCCGTCTGCACCACCGCCTGAACCACGGTTCCCCGTCAGCACCGCGCCCGGCCCGGCCGGGCGCCCCACCGCAGGAGTGAGCACCGATGACCGGACAACCCGCACGGAGACATCGCATACTCGGCACGGCCGTCGCGGCCGCGCTGCTGGCCGTGGCCGGAGCGGCCGCGCTGACCGGCGGGACGGCCGCGGCCGGGCAGACCGGCACGCTCGCCGCCACCGCCGGGTGCGGCAAGAACCCGACGCTGCGCGACGGGACCTACACGATCCAGAGCGGCGGACGCGCGCGGACGTACCAGCTGCGGCTGCCCGGCAACTACGACAACAACCGGGCGTACCGGCTGGTGGTCGGGCTGCACTGGCTCAACGGCAGCGCGAGCGACGTGGTCGGCAACGGGTTCTACGGCCTGCAGGCGCAGGCGGGCGGCAGCGCGATCTTCGTGGCACCGCAGGGCCTCGACGCCGGCTGGGCGAACACCGGCGGCCGGGACGTCACGCTCGTCGACGACATCCTGCGCACGATCGAGAACGACCTGTGCGTCGACACGTCGCAGCGGTTCGCGCTCGGGTTCAGCTACGGCGGCGCGATGAGCTTCGCGCTGGCCTGCGCCCGGCCGGCCGTGTTCCGGGCGGTGGCGCCGATCGCCGGCGCGAACCTCAGCGGCGGATGCTCGACGGCGTCGCAGCCGGTCGCCTACTTCGGCAT
This genomic window from Catenuloplanes niger contains:
- a CDS encoding extracellular solute-binding protein — encoded protein: MRISRRSLLGLAGAGAAGLALGGCGAGDGGSASGGGTIRWWHIANTDPMLSAWADMARRFEAANPGVTIEITALENEAFKTKLTTNIQAGDPPDIFHSWGGGVLAQQVEAGMVKDLTGDVGGWRDQLIPSALDAYTVDGAVYASAVDTGMVGFWYNKELFARAGVTTPPVTWAGLLDAVRRLKGTDVTPIALAGKEKWPGHYYWAYLALRIGGLDLMRQAAADKSFAAPDFVTAGTRLAELVALQPFQTGFLAAGYSTADGQAATMGNGKAAMELMGQWAPTVQKDSSAGKAGLGDKLGFFPFPAVDGGKGRITDAFGGGGGFAVGRNAPDTAIEFLRFIAQPDNARIEARTAGVLPVVKAAQDAVTDPNLKSVADTLASSTGFQLYLDQAFAPAVGQQVNDSVAELLAGQASPEDVAAAITTAAKQG
- a CDS encoding PaaX family transcriptional regulator yields the protein MTSPYDIEEIFPEDAAGAVRLPRRQAGNSPQGLTVTLLADYTLRTRAWLPSAAVVALLGEAGVSPAGARTAISRLARRGVLEGSRRGRQSSYRLTAAAAGFLAVGGSAIVSPAGAEPWDECWTLIAFSLPQAETARRRGLRTQLRWMGYAPLYDGLWVSPRALGDPARAELDRLAPGALTVFRARHVDVGAAAGRAPIDAWDLAAIGAEYAAFIRRWRATPARMSAGSITGAGAVRVRTEVMDDYRRLPVLDPALPARLLPADWPREAARNLFAAVYDGLARTAEAHVRDVAERVAGSPPSGVRAHTVADLAAGLGPRHGL
- a CDS encoding extracellular catalytic domain type 1 short-chain-length polyhydroxyalkanoate depolymerase, whose translation is MKFRQTLLLSTAALTIVAGLAVPASRPAFAASLTEVTDFGGNPGGMRMHVYVPDTRPTNPPIVVAMHGCGGSGPGFYAGSEFAALADRHGFIVIYPSAMQEAGFGRCFDTWSAAAKRRGGGSDPVSIASMVAYAGRQYGGDQNRVYATGSSSGGMMTQHLLALYPDLFRAGASFMGVPFDCFANAADYPPGASRCTGGAMNRTPRQWGDAVRQAYPGYTGPRPRVQLWHGTNDTLVPYSLLQESVEQWTDVAGLSQTPTSTDTPQAGWNRRRFADATGDVRVEAYAIQGAGHTLPSGGMAAAAVAFFGLTTPPSTPTPPSTPTPTPPSTPTPPVTGTCRVTDAINAWNTGLTSAITVTNTGTARVDGWTLSFTLPAGQTITSGWNASYAPSTGQVTARNAGHNAAIAPGASVSLGFQATHTGNTSAPSSFSLNGAVCTTA